A window of Nonomuraea angiospora genomic DNA:
ATCGCCCATGTGCTCCCGGTAGACCTCCCACGCCGTGACCAGGTCGCTCTGCCGGGAGGAGGCCACGTAGACCGTGGTCTTGACGACATCGGTCAGCGCCGCGCCCGCCCCTTCGAGCGCGGTCACGAGGTTGCGCATCACCTGGTGCGCCTGGCCGGCGTAGTCGCCGACCGCGACGGTCGCGCCGTCGAGATCAAGGGGACAAGCGCCGGCCACCCAGATGGAACGCACCGGCGCGTCGGCGACCGCGGCATAGGCGTAGGGCACCTGCTGCGCGAGCCGGTGGTTGCGGATCAATCTGACGCTGCTGCTCATGTCCAGCTCCATTCCGAAGAGTTCACGCGGGCCAGC
This region includes:
- a CDS encoding RidA family protein, with the protein product MSSSVRLIRNHRLAQQVPYAYAAVADAPVRSIWVAGACPLDLDGATVAVGDYAGQAHQVMRNLVTALEGAGAALTDVVKTTVYVASSRQSDLVTAWEVYREHMGDHDVPSTLLGVTVLGYKDQLVEVEAVAVLPSAGT